A region from the Arvicola amphibius chromosome 12, mArvAmp1.2, whole genome shotgun sequence genome encodes:
- the Pcp4l1 gene encoding Purkinje cell protein 4-like protein 1 isoform X3 yields the protein MSELNTKTPPASNQVSDPEEKGKAGSIKKAEEEEEIDIDLTAPETEKAALAIQGKFRRFQKRKKDSSS from the exons CTGAACACAAAAACACCCCCAGCAAGCAACCAGGTGTCTGACCCTGAGGAAAAAG GGAAGGCTGGCAGCATCAagaaggctgaggaggaggaggagattgaCATCGACCTGACAGctccagagacagagaaggcTGCCCTTGCGATTCAGGGCAAGTTCAGGCgatttcagaaaaggaaaaaggattcCAGTTCCTGA